GATTGCCAATAGGGAAAGCCCAAAAAGCTGCCATATTAATTCATGGTAGAGGAGCGTCTGCCTCAAGTATATTGTCACTTAGTAATTACCTAAACTTAGATGATTTTGCTTTGTTGGCTCCTCAAGCTGAAGGAAATACTTGGTACCCTTATAGTTTTATGGCTCCAGACCTACAGAACAGGACAGCTCTTGAAAAATCAATTTCTACCTTGCAGTTTTCCTGGGATCAGATAATTTCAGCAGGCATTAAACCCGAGAATATTTACCTGATCGGCTTTTCCCAAGGTGCATGCTTAAGTTTAGAATTTGCATCCAGAAATGCCCAAAAGCTAGGAGGTGTGATTGCCTTTACCGGAGGCCTGATCGGAGAAAAGTTACTTCCTGAAAAGTACAAAGGTGATTTCCAAGGAACCCCGATCTTTATTGGGAGTAGTGATCGAGACTTTCATGTTCCTGCTACTCGAATAAAAGAATCGGCAGAATTAATGAAAAAAATTGGAGCAGATGTTAAAACCTTGCTCTTTGATGATCCAGAACATACAATTCGTCAAGAAGAGATTGAATGGGTCAATAAAAATATTTTAATGTGATTTTCTTATGGAAAAAATCCCCGACTCTGACGGGGATTTTTTTTTAATACGAATAGGTTACCTGCGAACCGTTTTCTGGGTCCAGTTCTACTTGGGCATAAACTCCAATCTCTTGTTGCAATTCTTCCACATGGGAAATAATCCCCACAATTCTGTTTTCATGCCGCAAAGATTTCAAGGTTTCGAAAACCACCCGTAATGCATTTCTATCCAATGCACCAAAGCCTTCATCCAAGAAAAAGAAACTTTGATCTGCTTGGTTTAAGGCCTTTACTTTTTCTGCCAATGCCAATGCCAAGCATAAGGAAGCCTGAAATGTCTGGCCACCAGAGAGAGTTTTAAGTAGTCTCCTTCTTCCCCCGTTGAGGTAATCAATCACCCAAAATGTATTGTCATCATCTATTTCTAGACTCATACTGTTTTTACAGAGTTTCATGAATCTCACATTGGCAGTATTGCATAGCTCCTTGAGATAAATGGAGCTGACAAATTTTACGAAACCGCTGCCCTTGAATAATTTTTCTAACTCTTTTAGATTGCTTTCTCGGTTTTCTAATTTTCCAAAAGTCTCTAATAAGGACTTCTTGTTTTCGAGTTGGGCCTCTATGGTTTTAATTTCTTCCGACAATAGCAACAAGCTGTTTTGTGCAGCTTCTACTTTGGATTTTAATTCTAGAACAGAATTCTTTAAGTTCAAGAAGCTTTCTTCTTCAAATTCCAGCACCCCTTTTTCTGCCCTAAGTTCTTTGACTCGGTCTTCATTAATAGCGATTTTCTTATCGAAATTTT
This genomic stretch from Algoriphagus halophilus harbors:
- a CDS encoding alpha/beta hydrolase encodes the protein MPEVKTAGLPIGKAQKAAILIHGRGASASSILSLSNYLNLDDFALLAPQAEGNTWYPYSFMAPDLQNRTALEKSISTLQFSWDQIISAGIKPENIYLIGFSQGACLSLEFASRNAQKLGGVIAFTGGLIGEKLLPEKYKGDFQGTPIFIGSSDRDFHVPATRIKESAELMKKIGADVKTLLFDDPEHTIRQEEIEWVNKNILM